CAAATTGGGAGAGCAGGTGTTGGGGGTGCTTGACGTGCAAAATGATACTATAAACAGCCTGGATGAAGAGGACCAAATATTGCTTATGGGTTTATGCGGCCAAATTGCCGTAGCCATTAATAACCGTCGTCTGGAAGCCAGACGGCGGGAGGCGGAGGAGGCCCAACGAAAATTGATGGAAGAATTGGATGCCTTTGCCCACACCGTAGGCCATAACCTGCGCGATACCCTGGCCCTGATTATCGGTTATACCGATTTATTAAAAGAGCATGCCCGGCTGCCGGACGAGCTGCAAGAATATCTAAATGCCGTGGCCCGTAACGGGCGAAAAATGAGCACGGTGATTGAAGAATTGGAATTGTTGGCCGGCATCCGCAAGGCCAAAGTAGAATTAAAACCGCTCAATATGGCCCGCATTATTGCCGAAGTATTGCAGCGATTGGCCTATTTAATTGAAGAATACCAGGCCGAGATTACGGTTTCTGAATATTGGCCGGTGGCGTTGGGGCATACTCCCTGGGTGGAAGAAATATGGGCCAATTACGTTAGCAATGCCTTAAAGTATGGCGGACGCCCGCCCCGGTTACAATTGGGCGCCACTGAACGCTCTGATGGGATGATCCGCTTTTGGGTGCGCGATAATGGCCCCGGCTTGACGGAAGAAGAACAGGCCCATCTCTTTACCGAATTCACCCGTCTCACCCGGACTCGCGCCGGGGGATATGGCCTGGGCCTATCCATTGTGCGGCGGATTGTAACCAGATTTGGCGGCCAAATAGGCTGCGAGAGCAAAGTAGGGGAGGGCAGCGTGTTTTACTTCACCCTGCCCAGCGTTAACAAGGCGCGGGAAACCTGATCATTGCCGCTCATCCTCGCGCCACGGGGCCAGGCGCCGGTCCAGGGTGTCAATTAAAAAGTAAAGCATCAACCCCAACAGGCTCATGGCCAATACCCCGGCATACATTTGAGCATACCGCAAAGCGCCCCAACTTTCTACCAAAATGTAATATCCCAGGCCGGAAGTGGTGGCAAAACTTTCGGCAAAAAAAAGCACCGCAATGGCCGTGCCCACACTGATACGCAGCGCGGTTAACACGGCGGGGATGGTGGCCGGAAAATAAACAAAGCGGAATAACGCTCGCCGCCCCGCGCCAATGGACCGCACCGACAGGATCAATTCCGGGCGCAGTTGCGCCGCCTCATCCCGCACCACTACCAAAATTTGAAAAAACAGAATAATGCCAATAATAAAAATTTTGCTCATATCGCCCGCGCCCAGCAAAATAAGAATGATGGGCAAAAACACAATCTTGGGGATAGGATGGGCGATGTAGATCAGGGGCGAGAAAAGTTTGTTCAGGGTTGGCGTTTGGCCCAGCCCCAGGCCAATGGGCACGGCCACCAGCACGGCCAAGCCAATGGCCGCCACGACCCGCCAGGCTGAAACCAGAAAGTGGCGGCCCAGGCTGCCCCAGATTTGTTGAACAAAAACCACCATCACTTCAATGGGAGGAGGGAACACATGCCGATTGAGCAGCATCGCCAACCCTTGCCAGATGATAAAAGTGGCGACCAGCCCGATGAGCAACTCCCGCCATTTCATGCCGTTGGTTCCCCCAGCAACTCCCGCAGCCGATTACAACGCCGGAAAAATTCGGCCTGCTCTCGAAAGTGAGGTGTCCCGGCCAGTGGATTATCAACCACAATGGCCTCGGTGGTGGGTGGTTGCGCCAGCACCAAAATCTTCTGGCCCATAAAAACGGCCTCGTCAATATTGTGGGTAACGATGATCGTGGTCAAGTTGCGTTCGGCGCGTAGCTCCAGGGTGAGCCGCTGCAAATCTTCGCGGGTCAGGGCGTCCAACGCCCCAAAAGGTTCATCCATCAGCAGTAAATCGGGGTTGAGAACCAGCGTGCGGGCGATGGCGGTGCGCTGGCGCTGGCCGCCGGAAATTTGATTGGGATACTGTTGGGCCACGTGGTTGATGCCCAATCGTTCCAGCCAATAGTTCACCCGCTTCTTTTTATCGGTCAGGAGTTCGTCTACCGGCGTGTGTTTGCCATCCGGCCCATAAAAACGGCGGATGTCCAGGCCCAGGGCCGCATTATCCCACACCGTGGCCCAGGGCAACAAGCCATAATCCTGCAAGATAAGCCCGGTCCTGGGGCGAGGCCGGAGGATAGGCCGGTTGTCTATCAATACCTGGCCGCCGGTGGGCCGGCGTAGCCCGGCAATCAGGTAAAGTAGCGTACTCTTTCCACAGCCGCTGGCCCCAATGATGGCCCAAATATCGCCGCGCCGGACCTGCCAGGAGAAGTTTTTAAAAATGGTCGCCCCGCCGGGATAGGCAAAGGTGATACTGTTTAGATTGATGATGGTTTCCGCCAGATCAGCCATAATGTTTAAATATCATATATGAGACTTGATGGTGGGGCAAGTTTGTTGCGGCCTTCACAACCGCCTTTTAAATCAGAAATTGTATTAAGCTTGGCTCACCCTGCAATTTTTAGAAGCGCTCTCCCTGCGCCTGGAGCGGCACAGCACCAATGCCCAAAAGTGGCCAAGTTTTTGGCCGATCATCCCCCGGTGAAACACGTCAATTATCCCGGCTTGCCGGATCATCCGCAGCACCACCTGACTAAAAAACAAATGAAGGGAGCAGGCGGCTTGCTTTCTTTTGTGGTTCCCGGTGGTATGCCGGGAGCAGCGTAGGTGGTGGACAAACTGCAACTGGTGATTCACGCAGTTACGTTTGGCGCCGGCCGGACCATCCGCATGCATCCGCCCACCATCACCCACGAACACCTGACCCCCAAAGAGCGAGTCGCTGTGGGGATAGATGATGGGCTTATCCGTCTTTCCATAGGTTTGGAAGACCCCGCGGACATTATTACTGATCTGAACCGGGGCCTCACTTGAACAATAAATATGAGGGTGAGGGGTCAGTTTTCTGCTCAAAAATTCTGGTAAAGCCTACTTTTTACGTCAATTGACAGGCCAGATGCCCTTTAGTATACTATCTGCCGGCAAAGAGAGATAAATATGGGCGAGTCGTTACGGAATTTATTAGTTGA
This genomic window from Anaerolineae bacterium contains:
- a CDS encoding ABC transporter permease, translated to MKWRELLIGLVATFIIWQGLAMLLNRHVFPPPIEVMVVFVQQIWGSLGRHFLVSAWRVVAAIGLAVLVAVPIGLGLGQTPTLNKLFSPLIYIAHPIPKIVFLPIILILLGAGDMSKIFIIGIILFFQILVVVRDEAAQLRPELILSVRSIGAGRRALFRFVYFPATIPAVLTALRISVGTAIAVLFFAESFATTSGLGYYILVESWGALRYAQMYAGVLAMSLLGLMLYFLIDTLDRRLAPWREDERQ
- a CDS encoding ABC transporter ATP-binding protein yields the protein MADLAETIINLNSITFAYPGGATIFKNFSWQVRRGDIWAIIGASGCGKSTLLYLIAGLRRPTGGQVLIDNRPILRPRPRTGLILQDYGLLPWATVWDNAALGLDIRRFYGPDGKHTPVDELLTDKKKRVNYWLERLGINHVAQQYPNQISGGQRQRTAIARTLVLNPDLLLMDEPFGALDALTREDLQRLTLELRAERNLTTIIVTHNIDEAVFMGQKILVLAQPPTTEAIVVDNPLAGTPHFREQAEFFRRCNRLRELLGEPTA
- a CDS encoding PLP-dependent transferase, which translates into the protein MDKLQLVIHAVTFGAGRTIRMHPPTITHEHLTPKERVAVGIDDGLIRLSIGLEDPADIITDLNRGLT
- a CDS encoding PLP-dependent transferase, giving the protein MAKFLADHPPVKHVNYPGLPDHPQHHLTKKQMKGAGGLLSFVVPGGMPGAA